From the Solibacillus sp. FSL R5-0449 genome, one window contains:
- a CDS encoding 23S rRNA methyltransferase: MGRFFVVFFTSILLAGCGDTVADLKEAAAGINSKANEAASAISIDVHSVRATEIKFDNQTFTINELFKSILRDVQWEYDDSGKTKLLKISGTWQDNGLFAHHSFSADQKERLKEHGKVEVILSFNNYKIDETKTQATLNMDGQPLIKEAGQETLHHFYKIYIK; the protein is encoded by the coding sequence ATGGGAAGATTTTTCGTAGTATTCTTTACTTCAATTTTGTTGGCTGGATGTGGTGATACGGTAGCAGATTTAAAAGAGGCGGCAGCAGGGATTAATTCAAAAGCGAATGAAGCAGCTTCTGCAATTTCAATCGATGTTCATTCCGTTCGAGCTACAGAAATCAAATTCGACAATCAAACTTTTACAATTAACGAGCTATTTAAATCTATATTACGCGATGTCCAATGGGAATATGACGACAGCGGGAAAACCAAGCTGTTGAAAATCTCAGGTACTTGGCAAGATAATGGATTATTTGCACACCACTCATTTTCTGCCGACCAAAAAGAACGGCTAAAAGAACATGGAAAAGTTGAAGTAATACTTTCATTCAACAATTACAAAATTGATGAAACAAAAACACAAGCAACATTGAACATGGATGGACAGCCATTGATAAAAGAAGCAGGTCAGGAAACCCTTCATCACTTTTATAAAATCTACATAAAATAA
- a CDS encoding EAL domain-containing protein: MTIDQFIPLSKDRLFNWLKTLSNQLSKGSLIIDINDENLSILHANSQFLKFTSFEMKELLHQNISIFNGHRTNQTSIEELNLHLKSGVAKKFTILHYTKKGSAFWNSITLHPIRNEDNIIQYILLTCEDTTEAELNKMVYKLEHEVYEAIDHEDNLQSILNLITEKIELFYIRDVYCAIHIFNEHGEIKSLGTYSLPQRILSQLDILEITPNTNLNSNAVYLKDFAQEEQQIDLFTQWDLNVVHGSWTKPILTPQNEVSGILTLFNQDATELKQIDINYLNRLALLIQLAIKYAEQKIELSRLAFFDVETNLPNLHYFKSELSEWINDGNSGIVAILHPTEFNKVVDLYGRNAGADLLRQVADRMQIYFPENDSLISRFSNSLILGIVDEKDCFITYNQHLESITQLPYIIDGKEIYITLKIGYTVFNQSMTVEQSIHQADIALSNAQKRTGTSYSIYEDNSTKELTEEMDILNQLAYGLLHEEFEVYLQPKINFQTIEVEGFEALSRWNSSKLGFISPVKYIPIAEQTGKIKAIDLLNFKQILIWLQNRINENKRILPIALNISPDHFYDPDFLQNISDIFYKYNVPPHYIKLEVTESIELVDFKKAKEILNQLRRMGIECSIDDFGIGFSSLSYLPQLPFSEIKIDRSFVSAMNEPGMYAIVQTIIQLAKNIQMRPIAEGIETEEQLAMLQQLGCPAGQGYYFYKPMSIAEAEQLLDTKKTADMK; this comes from the coding sequence ATGACCATTGATCAATTTATACCCCTATCTAAAGACCGCTTATTTAATTGGCTAAAGACCTTAAGTAACCAGCTTTCGAAAGGATCGCTCATCATTGATATAAATGATGAAAATTTATCTATTTTACATGCTAATTCACAGTTTCTTAAGTTTACATCATTCGAAATGAAGGAATTATTGCATCAAAATATCAGTATTTTTAATGGACACAGAACGAATCAAACATCTATTGAAGAATTAAATTTACATTTAAAATCAGGTGTCGCAAAAAAATTCACGATTTTGCATTATACAAAAAAGGGATCCGCTTTTTGGAACTCGATTACACTGCATCCGATTCGAAATGAAGATAATATCATTCAATATATTTTGCTAACTTGCGAAGATACGACTGAAGCAGAGTTAAATAAAATGGTCTATAAATTGGAACATGAAGTGTATGAAGCGATCGATCATGAGGATAACCTGCAATCGATTTTAAATTTAATTACCGAGAAGATTGAACTTTTTTACATTCGTGATGTCTATTGTGCCATTCATATTTTTAATGAACATGGAGAAATTAAATCGTTAGGTACATATTCATTGCCACAGAGGATTCTCAGTCAACTAGACATATTAGAAATTACCCCTAATACGAATCTGAATTCGAATGCGGTTTATTTAAAGGACTTTGCACAAGAAGAGCAACAGATCGATCTTTTTACACAGTGGGACCTTAATGTTGTTCATGGTTCATGGACAAAGCCTATTTTGACACCTCAAAATGAAGTAAGCGGCATTTTGACACTGTTCAATCAGGATGCAACAGAGTTAAAGCAAATCGATATCAATTACTTAAACCGATTGGCCTTGCTGATCCAATTAGCAATTAAATATGCTGAACAAAAAATTGAGCTTAGCAGACTCGCCTTCTTTGATGTCGAAACAAATTTACCGAACCTCCATTATTTTAAGTCAGAATTATCTGAATGGATTAATGATGGTAATTCGGGAATAGTCGCCATCCTGCACCCTACGGAATTTAATAAGGTGGTTGATTTGTATGGCAGAAACGCAGGAGCCGATTTACTCCGTCAAGTGGCAGATCGAATGCAAATCTATTTTCCGGAAAATGATTCACTGATTTCGCGATTTTCAAATTCGCTTATTTTAGGGATAGTTGACGAAAAGGATTGCTTCATTACGTACAATCAGCATCTTGAATCGATCACTCAATTACCTTATATCATTGACGGTAAAGAAATCTATATTACTTTAAAAATCGGTTATACGGTTTTCAATCAGTCGATGACAGTCGAACAGAGCATTCACCAGGCTGATATTGCCTTATCCAATGCACAAAAACGTACTGGGACAAGCTATTCCATTTATGAAGATAATAGTACGAAAGAATTGACGGAAGAAATGGATATTCTCAATCAATTGGCTTATGGGCTTTTACATGAAGAGTTCGAAGTTTATTTGCAGCCTAAAATCAACTTCCAAACGATTGAAGTGGAGGGTTTTGAAGCACTATCTCGCTGGAACTCAAGCAAACTTGGTTTTATTTCACCGGTAAAATATATTCCGATTGCCGAACAAACCGGTAAGATAAAAGCGATTGATTTACTGAATTTCAAGCAGATCCTTATTTGGCTTCAAAATCGAATCAATGAGAACAAAAGAATATTACCGATTGCACTCAATATTTCTCCGGACCATTTCTACGATCCGGATTTCCTGCAAAATATAAGTGACATCTTTTACAAATATAATGTCCCGCCGCATTATATAAAACTGGAAGTAACGGAAAGCATCGAATTGGTGGATTTCAAAAAAGCAAAAGAAATTCTGAATCAATTAAGACGTATGGGGATTGAGTGCTCAATCGATGATTTTGGAATCGGCTTTTCTTCGTTAAGTTATTTGCCGCAGTTACCCTTTTCCGAAATCAAAATCGACCGAAGCTTTGTCAGCGCAATGAACGAACCTGGGATGTATGCCATTGTACAAACGATTATCCAATTGGCGAAAAACATTCAAATGCGCCCCATTGCTGAAGGAATTGAAACAGAAGAACAGTTGGCAATGCTTCAACAACTCGGCTGTCCTGCTGGTCAAGGCTATTATTTCTACAAACCGATGTCTATTGCCGAAGCAGAGCAATTGCTGGACACGAAAAAAACAGCTGACATGAAGTAA
- a CDS encoding dienelactone hydrolase family protein, which produces MNTPFTYLHKAPKKDGDKQPAIFLLHGLGSDENDLLQLVDSFSTNCHIFSLQGPIKHRPGYAFYTFEEEGKPNRAIFDKVLKGIELFIKEAIWEFNLDEKQIYVVGFNQGAAVAQSLAMVMGNAIRGTAALSGYLPEFAALEYSKKTMDKSKIFISHGEYDYDFPIDWAEHAVRFFNDYGTDVTFRTYPVGHGVSEQNLHDLIAFLSQDLLDNNLN; this is translated from the coding sequence ATGAATACACCATTTACTTATTTACACAAAGCACCAAAAAAAGATGGAGATAAGCAACCTGCTATTTTTTTACTGCATGGATTAGGGAGCGATGAAAACGATTTACTTCAACTTGTTGATTCGTTTTCAACTAATTGTCATATTTTCAGCCTGCAAGGACCGATTAAGCATCGTCCCGGCTATGCATTTTATACATTCGAAGAAGAAGGTAAACCGAATCGTGCAATCTTTGATAAAGTACTGAAAGGTATTGAATTATTCATTAAAGAAGCGATTTGGGAATTCAATTTGGATGAAAAACAAATTTATGTAGTCGGCTTCAATCAAGGGGCAGCGGTTGCACAGTCACTTGCAATGGTGATGGGCAATGCCATTCGTGGAACAGCAGCATTAAGCGGTTATTTACCGGAATTCGCTGCACTTGAATATAGTAAAAAAACGATGGATAAATCCAAGATCTTTATTTCTCACGGGGAATATGATTATGATTTTCCAATTGATTGGGCAGAGCATGCCGTCCGATTTTTCAATGACTATGGCACGGATGTAACATTTAGAACGTATCCGGTAGGGCATGGGGTAAGCGAGCAAAATCTGCACGATTTAATCGCATTCCTATCGCAAGATTTACTGGACAACAATTTAAACTAA
- a CDS encoding P1 family peptidase, whose product MKVRELGITIGQLPSGYKNCITDIEGVSVGHVTLDYPLNDSGDAACTGVTAILPHPGNLFREKVTAASYVLNGFGKTTGLIQVDELGVIESPIMLTNTFGVPNVAQGTLEYLLEQNDEIGISTGTVNIVVGECNDSHLNSIRHFPVKPEHAVEAIQRAKTDAVEEGAVGAGKGMVCFGYKGGIGTSSRIVEDKAGQKYTVGCLVLSNFGKANEFLKDRYKVTAANGESTISPTDGSIIIVMATDAPLSSRQLKRVIKRCGIGLGRTGSHFSHGSGDIVIGFTTARTVQHQFDGELESRQQIREDHDVMNALFMAAAEATEEAILNSLSQARKTTGRNNHTVQNYNFVE is encoded by the coding sequence ATGAAAGTACGTGAACTAGGTATAACGATTGGACAATTGCCTTCAGGGTATAAAAATTGCATAACCGATATTGAAGGTGTAAGCGTCGGACATGTGACATTGGATTATCCATTAAATGATTCAGGAGATGCAGCCTGTACCGGAGTAACCGCTATATTACCGCATCCAGGTAATCTGTTCCGGGAAAAGGTGACAGCGGCGAGCTATGTATTGAACGGTTTCGGAAAAACAACCGGTCTTATTCAAGTGGACGAACTAGGTGTAATCGAGTCGCCCATAATGCTTACGAATACATTTGGAGTACCGAATGTAGCACAAGGGACACTTGAGTATTTACTTGAACAGAATGATGAGATAGGAATTTCGACCGGTACGGTTAATATCGTTGTCGGTGAATGCAATGATAGCCATTTAAACTCGATCCGTCATTTTCCTGTAAAACCTGAACACGCCGTTGAAGCGATACAGCGAGCAAAAACAGATGCTGTGGAAGAAGGAGCTGTCGGAGCGGGAAAAGGTATGGTTTGTTTCGGCTATAAAGGAGGAATTGGGACCTCATCACGTATTGTTGAAGATAAGGCTGGACAAAAGTATACTGTCGGATGCCTCGTACTTAGTAACTTTGGCAAGGCGAACGAATTTTTGAAAGACCGGTATAAGGTGACAGCTGCCAACGGTGAATCGACAATTAGTCCTACAGACGGCTCTATTATAATCGTAATGGCGACAGATGCACCGTTAAGCAGCCGGCAGTTGAAACGAGTTATAAAACGTTGCGGAATAGGGTTGGGGAGAACAGGCAGCCACTTTTCCCATGGAAGCGGAGATATTGTCATCGGTTTTACAACAGCTCGTACAGTACAGCATCAATTCGATGGAGAGCTGGAAAGTCGACAGCAAATTAGGGAAGATCATGACGTGATGAATGCATTGTTTATGGCAGCTGCTGAAGCGACAGAAGAAGCCATCTTGAATTCATTGTCGCAAGCTAGAAAGACAACCGGAAGAAATAATCACACAGTCCAAAATTATAATTTTGTCGAATAA
- a CDS encoding recombinase family protein: MIKTKAVIYCRVSTDKNTQETSLVRQQEELTKYAKTFGYKDVEIFNDQHSGYDVDRDGLLDMLDYMKEYGIKALFVQDETRLGRGNARMAVLHLLQKYEATVYTLNDAGPVVLNEMDTMLLEILAIVEEYQRRMHNAKIRRGMRRAVENGYQPQNNLKNRGNIEGRERKEVPVEEIVQLRQKGLTFAEIATTLSGLGISISKATVHRRYIEYMERLEE, encoded by the coding sequence ATGATAAAAACTAAAGCAGTAATATATTGCCGTGTCAGCACGGATAAAAATACACAAGAAACATCACTAGTACGTCAGCAGGAGGAGCTGACAAAATACGCAAAAACATTCGGCTATAAAGATGTGGAGATTTTCAATGATCAGCATAGCGGCTATGATGTTGATCGAGACGGATTGCTAGATATGCTTGACTATATGAAAGAGTACGGCATTAAAGCACTATTTGTACAGGACGAAACACGTTTAGGGCGCGGGAATGCCCGGATGGCGGTTCTTCATCTATTGCAAAAATATGAAGCGACAGTATATACATTAAATGATGCAGGCCCTGTCGTATTAAACGAAATGGATACAATGCTGCTCGAAATTTTAGCGATTGTCGAAGAGTATCAGCGTCGTATGCATAATGCGAAAATTCGCCGGGGAATGCGCCGTGCTGTAGAAAATGGTTACCAGCCGCAAAACAATTTGAAAAACCGTGGCAATATTGAAGGACGTGAACGAAAAGAAGTGCCTGTCGAAGAAATTGTTCAGCTACGCCAGAAAGGGTTAACTTTTGCTGAAATTGCTACGACTTTGTCAGGTTTGGGCATTTCTATCAGTAAAGCGACTGTACATAGAAGATATATTGAATATATGGAGCGACTTGAAGAGTAA
- a CDS encoding DUF896 domain-containing protein encodes MLSKEKLARINELSKLAREGKLTEEQAKERTALRKEYLDTFRTTMRDTIEHVKVIDEEGNDVTPEKLKQIKSQKKFLN; translated from the coding sequence ATGTTATCAAAAGAAAAATTAGCTCGCATTAATGAGCTTTCTAAATTAGCGAGAGAGGGCAAATTGACGGAAGAGCAGGCGAAGGAACGTACAGCACTGCGCAAAGAATATTTAGATACTTTCCGTACTACAATGCGCGATACAATCGAGCATGTGAAAGTAATTGATGAAGAAGGCAATGACGTGACACCTGAAAAATTAAAACAAATTAAATCACAGAAGAAGTTCTTAAACTAA
- the lexA gene encoding transcriptional repressor LexA: MTQKISKRQQAILTFIKEEVRAKGYPPSVREIGEAVGLASSSTVHGHLARLESKGLIRRDPTKPRAIEILDQEEMNIAKQGVIHVPLIGKVTAGLPISAIEDIQEYFPLPDAYGSPEEELFMLEIMGESMIEAGILNGDYVIVKKTSTANNGEIVVAMTEDDEATVKRFYKEKTHFRLQPENSSMEPIIVNQVSILGKVVGLYRNIH, encoded by the coding sequence TTGACACAAAAAATTTCAAAACGGCAGCAAGCTATTCTAACTTTTATAAAAGAGGAAGTTCGTGCTAAAGGCTATCCGCCATCAGTTCGCGAAATTGGAGAAGCAGTCGGTTTAGCTTCCAGTTCAACTGTCCACGGGCATTTAGCTCGTTTAGAAAGTAAAGGGCTTATCCGCCGTGATCCTACTAAGCCGCGTGCCATTGAAATATTGGACCAGGAAGAGATGAACATCGCGAAACAAGGCGTCATTCATGTTCCGTTAATCGGTAAAGTTACAGCTGGTCTGCCTATTTCTGCAATCGAGGATATTCAGGAATATTTCCCGTTACCTGATGCTTACGGCTCACCGGAAGAGGAATTGTTTATGCTTGAAATTATGGGAGAATCCATGATTGAAGCCGGTATTTTAAATGGGGATTATGTCATCGTTAAAAAAACGTCGACTGCGAACAATGGAGAGATTGTTGTAGCTATGACGGAAGACGATGAAGCGACAGTCAAGCGCTTTTACAAAGAAAAAACTCATTTCCGTCTACAGCCTGAGAATAGCTCAATGGAACCGATCATTGTCAACCAGGTTTCTATTTTAGGTAAAGTAGTCGGCCTCTATCGAAATATCCATTAA
- the tkt gene encoding transketolase, whose product MTQQMDQLAINAIRTLSIDAIEKANSGHPGLPMGAAPMAYTLWTKQLRHNPQNPNWYNRDRFVLSAGHGSMLLYSLLHLGGYGLEMEEIKNFRQWNSKTPGHPEYGHTVGVEATTGPLGQGIAMSVGMAMAERHLAATYNKPGKDIVDHYTFALCGDGDLMEGVAAEAISLAGHLKLDKLIVLYDSNDISLDGDLEKSFSENIQKRFESYGWNYLKVTDGTDIVEINSAIEKAKQNTGGPTVIEVKTVIGFGSPNKSGKSDSHGAPLGFDEVTLTKAAYAWEHEPFCVPNEVYDTFKAASEVQGVQAEAAWNELFESYKNEYPELAAQFVNAMENKLPENFASELPVYEAGTAVATRSSSGDAINALAKTTPSFFGGSADLAGSNKTTIKGAGDFFAETPEGRNIWFGVREFAMGAALNGMALHGGLNVFGGTFFVFSDYVRPAIRLSALMGLPVTYVFTHDSIAVGEDGPTHEPIEHLASLRAMPNLSVIRPADANESVAAWKLAVESKSTPTVLVLSRQNLPVLDVATETVYEGVEKGAYVVSASAKETPDALLIATGSEVGLAVEAKKALLAEGIDASVVSMPSMDRFEKQSKEYKESVLPKAVTKRLAIEMGASLGWHKYVGFEGDVLAIDKFGASAPEKIVLKEYGFTVENVVAKVKAL is encoded by the coding sequence ATGACACAACAGATGGATCAGTTAGCAATTAACGCAATCCGTACACTATCAATCGACGCAATTGAAAAAGCAAATTCAGGTCACCCAGGTTTACCGATGGGTGCTGCACCGATGGCTTATACATTGTGGACGAAGCAATTACGCCATAACCCGCAAAATCCTAATTGGTACAACCGCGACCGTTTTGTATTATCAGCTGGACATGGTTCCATGCTTTTATATAGTTTATTGCATCTAGGTGGCTACGGTTTAGAGATGGAAGAGATTAAAAACTTCCGTCAGTGGAATTCAAAAACACCGGGACATCCTGAATATGGTCATACAGTTGGTGTAGAAGCGACAACTGGTCCATTAGGACAAGGTATTGCAATGTCAGTAGGTATGGCGATGGCTGAACGTCACTTGGCTGCAACATACAACAAGCCTGGTAAAGACATTGTTGACCACTATACGTTCGCGTTATGCGGTGACGGAGATTTAATGGAAGGTGTTGCTGCAGAAGCAATTTCTCTTGCAGGTCACTTAAAGTTGGATAAATTAATTGTACTATATGATTCAAATGACATTTCACTAGATGGTGATTTAGAAAAGTCATTCTCGGAAAACATCCAAAAACGTTTCGAATCATACGGCTGGAACTATTTAAAAGTTACTGACGGTACAGATATTGTTGAAATTAATTCTGCTATTGAAAAAGCAAAACAAAATACTGGCGGCCCAACTGTAATCGAAGTGAAAACGGTTATCGGTTTTGGTTCTCCTAACAAATCTGGTAAATCAGATTCACACGGTGCTCCACTAGGCTTTGATGAAGTTACTTTAACAAAAGCTGCATACGCTTGGGAGCATGAGCCATTCTGCGTTCCAAATGAAGTATATGATACATTCAAAGCGGCAAGTGAAGTACAAGGTGTACAAGCTGAAGCAGCATGGAATGAGTTATTCGAAAGCTACAAAAACGAATATCCTGAATTGGCTGCGCAATTTGTCAATGCAATGGAAAACAAATTACCGGAGAACTTTGCTTCTGAGTTACCTGTATATGAAGCAGGTACTGCAGTAGCTACTCGTTCATCATCTGGTGATGCAATCAATGCTCTTGCAAAAACAACGCCATCATTCTTTGGTGGTTCTGCTGACTTGGCAGGCTCAAACAAAACAACGATTAAAGGCGCCGGCGATTTCTTTGCTGAAACTCCGGAAGGCCGTAACATTTGGTTTGGTGTTCGTGAGTTTGCAATGGGTGCTGCACTGAACGGTATGGCATTACATGGCGGATTAAATGTATTTGGCGGTACTTTCTTTGTATTCTCTGACTATGTACGTCCAGCCATCCGCTTATCTGCATTAATGGGATTACCGGTCACATATGTGTTTACACATGACTCAATTGCAGTTGGGGAAGATGGTCCTACACATGAGCCGATTGAGCATTTAGCATCATTACGTGCAATGCCGAATCTTTCAGTGATCCGTCCTGCAGATGCAAATGAATCTGTAGCAGCATGGAAACTAGCTGTAGAGAGCAAATCAACACCAACTGTATTAGTATTATCCCGTCAAAACTTGCCTGTATTGGATGTTGCTACAGAGACAGTTTACGAAGGTGTTGAAAAAGGCGCATATGTTGTGTCAGCTTCTGCTAAAGAAACTCCGGATGCTCTGTTAATTGCAACAGGTTCTGAAGTTGGCTTGGCAGTGGAAGCGAAAAAAGCATTGCTTGCAGAAGGAATTGACGCATCAGTTGTATCAATGCCATCAATGGATCGTTTTGAAAAACAGTCGAAGGAATACAAGGAATCCGTATTACCTAAAGCTGTAACGAAGCGTTTAGCAATTGAAATGGGCGCATCTCTTGGCTGGCATAAATATGTTGGCTTTGAAGGCGATGTATTGGCAATTGATAAATTCGGTGCATCGGCTCCAGAGAAAATTGTGTTAAAAGAATACGGCTTCACAGTAGAAAATGTAGTTGCGAAAGTAAAAGCACTTTAA
- a CDS encoding gamma-glutamyl-gamma-aminobutyrate hydrolase family protein, with the protein MKPMIGLTMYDFDKKLDINNAYLTSIEQAGGIPICIPNATEENVDALLNIIDGLVLIGGADIDPLLFNEEPHRHIGSVVRKRDDSDLLLMNEAYKRQMPILGICRGQQIMNVAFGGTIIQDIPSQVENTILHKQPSKRGELAHTVEVKTSKFKEIFKEDSFRVNTFHHQSVGKLGEGLVISAVAKDGIIEGIEHASHPYCVAVQWHPEELAPIGDVYAQRLFNGFVEACNK; encoded by the coding sequence ATGAAACCGATGATTGGATTAACAATGTATGATTTTGACAAGAAATTGGATATTAACAATGCGTATTTGACTTCAATTGAACAGGCGGGAGGTATTCCCATCTGTATTCCGAATGCTACAGAAGAAAACGTGGATGCATTATTAAATATAATCGATGGCCTTGTTTTAATCGGGGGAGCCGATATCGACCCATTGCTGTTTAATGAAGAACCGCACCGCCATATTGGAAGTGTTGTAAGAAAACGAGATGACAGCGATCTTTTATTAATGAATGAGGCCTATAAAAGACAAATGCCTATTCTAGGAATTTGCCGCGGACAACAGATTATGAATGTAGCATTTGGGGGGACGATTATTCAGGATATCCCATCCCAAGTGGAGAATACAATTTTACATAAACAACCTTCAAAGCGCGGGGAATTGGCACATACGGTTGAAGTAAAGACATCCAAATTCAAAGAAATTTTTAAAGAGGACTCATTCCGTGTCAATACCTTTCACCATCAATCGGTCGGAAAGCTTGGGGAAGGGCTCGTCATTTCGGCTGTTGCGAAAGACGGGATCATAGAAGGGATAGAACATGCATCACATCCGTATTGTGTCGCGGTACAATGGCATCCGGAAGAGTTGGCTCCAATTGGAGACGTTTATGCACAGCGCTTATTTAATGGCTTTGTAGAAGCATGCAATAAATAA
- a CDS encoding DNA helicase, whose product MTAENKQKEITTYIEQTLYYLSNKADLEKFQTMLQKNIDEKRASSTSTTDFYDRLMLNIAYYVENKMAWTDLVRATFSSGKVPTVSYIENELMAQQMQIRNSVGEKMDDYKKAFHQQYDALKVEDEDVIYDYAYASVEHAYRIDFLTVACAKNANILTEGDIEETIKMLDGYMAYYTDQLVNKMTLS is encoded by the coding sequence ATGACAGCAGAAAATAAGCAAAAAGAAATTACTACATATATCGAACAGACACTTTATTACCTATCGAATAAAGCGGATCTTGAAAAATTCCAAACAATGCTTCAAAAAAATATCGATGAAAAAAGAGCTTCCTCCACTTCAACGACTGATTTTTATGATCGACTAATGTTAAATATTGCGTATTACGTGGAAAATAAAATGGCGTGGACAGATCTTGTTCGAGCAACATTCAGTTCAGGAAAAGTGCCTACTGTTTCTTATATCGAAAATGAATTAATGGCCCAGCAAATGCAAATCCGCAACAGTGTCGGAGAGAAAATGGACGATTATAAGAAAGCATTCCACCAGCAATATGACGCATTAAAGGTAGAAGATGAAGATGTGATATACGATTATGCATATGCATCTGTTGAACATGCTTACCGTATTGACTTTTTAACAGTTGCCTGTGCTAAAAATGCAAACATTTTAACAGAAGGCGATATCGAGGAAACAATCAAAATGCTGGATGGCTATATGGCTTATTATACGGATCAGCTTGTCAATAAAATGACGCTTTCTTAA
- a CDS encoding CsbD family protein translates to MSNGFTDKLKGAGNKIKGEVKEEIGKNTNDPSLQVEGQRDQLKGEAQERVADVKDKITTKIDEYRK, encoded by the coding sequence ATGTCAAACGGATTTACAGATAAACTAAAAGGCGCAGGAAACAAAATTAAAGGCGAAGTAAAAGAAGAAATCGGCAAAAATACTAATGACCCATCTCTACAAGTGGAAGGTCAACGCGATCAGCTAAAAGGGGAAGCTCAGGAAAGAGTTGCTGATGTGAAAGATAAAATCACAACAAAAATCGATGAATATCGAAAATAG
- a CDS encoding LysM peptidoglycan-binding domain-containing protein yields MKKGKLNGFTSMFLLFSVLMMVLFMMQDDKIELYEHVSIEHGDTLWSLAEQYRGKMAKHDWINEVKKENGMLDEKVVLGQVLVVPVEKNSQYIAQLNESSDMQTIKVARGNNDKN; encoded by the coding sequence ATGAAAAAAGGTAAATTAAATGGCTTCACATCAATGTTTCTACTATTCTCTGTACTCATGATGGTTTTATTCATGATGCAGGATGATAAAATTGAATTATACGAACACGTAAGCATAGAACATGGTGATACTTTATGGTCGTTGGCAGAACAATATCGTGGTAAAATGGCTAAGCATGATTGGATCAATGAAGTAAAAAAGGAAAATGGAATGCTGGATGAAAAAGTTGTTTTAGGACAAGTATTGGTTGTACCTGTAGAAAAAAATTCACAATACATTGCTCAGCTGAATGAATCCTCCGATATGCAAACGATTAAAGTGGCGAGAGGGAACAATGATAAAAACTAA
- a CDS encoding 5'-3'-deoxyribonucleotidase: MKKSIAIDMDQVLADFYSKLRVTYNENFGTNFTDEEFLRTTQRDLPREDAKKLFALLNEPDYFRDLKVLDEDAIEVIQDLQEHYEIFIATAAMDVPGSFTAKYEWLMEHLPFIKTQNIVFCGNKAVIHTDYLIDDSPRQLTAFNGTGILYSMPYNRSEEGFMRVHNWKEIKEYFIKQMEIV, translated from the coding sequence ATGAAAAAAAGTATTGCTATCGATATGGACCAGGTGCTAGCTGACTTTTATTCGAAATTACGTGTTACATATAACGAAAATTTCGGAACAAATTTTACAGATGAAGAGTTTCTTCGGACAACTCAGCGTGATTTGCCTCGAGAAGATGCGAAAAAATTGTTTGCTTTATTAAATGAGCCGGACTATTTCAGGGATTTAAAAGTGTTGGATGAAGACGCAATTGAAGTTATTCAAGATCTGCAGGAGCATTATGAAATTTTTATTGCGACAGCTGCTATGGATGTACCGGGATCATTTACAGCGAAATACGAGTGGTTAATGGAGCATTTACCTTTTATTAAAACACAGAATATTGTATTTTGCGGTAATAAGGCGGTTATACATACCGATTATTTAATTGATGACAGTCCGCGTCAGCTAACGGCATTCAACGGAACGGGGATTTTATATTCGATGCCGTACAATCGCTCAGAAGAAGGCTTTATGCGTGTCCATAACTGGAAAGAAATAAAAGAATACTTTATAAAACAAATGGAAATTGTTTGA